TCAGAAAGCTCCACCATTCAGGGCGCAGATGCTATGGACAAATCTTTGAATCCTCTCTTAGGAAGGGGGGTTAAAGTCCCATCCTTATCTAACAGGGTTTACTAATGCCAATACGTAATTATCCTTTCACAATTATAAGGCCTGGTGACGTAGCACGACCGTATCTTCCCGTGACGATTGTAAATCCAGACACTAATAAGCAAATAAAAGTGTATGCCCTTATAGATACAGGTGCAGATGAGTGCGCTCTCCCTGCTTCTTTTGCTATGCTCCTGGGACATAATCTTCAGGCCGGGCAACCAAAGAAAATAAGTACTGGCAACGGGATAACAATTGCCTACGGTCATACTACTCACTTAATAATAGAAGGATTTTCAACCCAGGGTGTATTAGTAGATTTCATGCCGAATCTTAGGATTTCCCTGCTTGGTGTAAGAAGCTTTCTCAGTAATTTCATTCTTACAGTTGATTATCCAAATAGGGTATTTTCCTTATTTTATTGCCAAATATGTAAGCAACTTGCCCCCGAATGGTATATATCGTGCAATATCGCGCACTTAAAAATCTATGGTTAATGTCGAGGATCATGGTATATCCCCGGGGCCAAGGTTATTCCTGAGGTGCTCCTCCTGGATTCTGGATTCTGAGTAGTTACCATGGCGAAGAAGGACAAACTGCAGCCATTGCAGGTATTTCAGTATCTGCCGGGCACCAACTGTAAAAAGTGCGGGCTCCTCACCTGTTTTGCCTTTGCCTTTGCCCTTATCGGCAGGGAGAAGAGACCGGAGGACTGTCCCGAGCTGCTTACAGAGCAGTATAGATCCGCCCTCGATTTTCTCAACAGGTATTTCGGCAGTGAGTCTTCCGTGGAAAAAACAGGCCTCCTCATTGATGAGGAGAAATGTTGCGGTTGCGGGGATTGTGTCGCCGTTTGCGATAAGTGCCAGGGTATGGTGATGTTTGGGTCGGGCATCGTTATTCCACGGAATGTACCGCCGGTTTTAAAGATAGTTGACGGGAGGGTGCGGGTCGTCAAGTGGGAAAGTTGTAAACGCTGCATGGACCCACCCGAGTATTGCCGGGTTTGCGAAGAGAGATGCCCCTTTGGCGCTCTGGAGCTGGTGAGATAAAACATTAGTCGTACGTCGTACGTCATAAGTCGTAAGTCATAAGTCATAAGTCATAAGTCATAAGTCATAAGTCGTACGTCAAACGTCAAACACATTAGATGAAGATTGAGAAATTTGAGGATATTAAGGCGTGGCATAAAACATCAGTCGTACGTCGTACGTCATACGTCATAAGTCAAACACATTAGATGAAGATTGAGAAATTTGAGGATATTAAGGCGTGGCATAAAACATCAGTCGTACGTCGTACGTCATACGTCATAAGTCAAACACATTAGATGAAGATTGAGAAATTTGAGGATATTAAGGCGTGGCAGATT
This DNA window, taken from Syntrophales bacterium, encodes the following:
- a CDS encoding (Fe-S)-binding protein, whose amino-acid sequence is MAKKDKLQPLQVFQYLPGTNCKKCGLLTCFAFAFALIGREKRPEDCPELLTEQYRSALDFLNRYFGSESSVEKTGLLIDEEKCCGCGDCVAVCDKCQGMVMFGSGIVIPRNVPPVLKIVDGRVRVVKWESCKRCMDPPEYCRVCEERCPFGALELVR